In Ostrea edulis chromosome 4, xbOstEdul1.1, whole genome shotgun sequence, a single window of DNA contains:
- the LOC125669978 gene encoding serine/arginine-rich splicing factor 2-like, protein MSYGRGPPEIDGMSSLKVDNLTYRTTPEDLRRAFDKYGDVGDVYIPRDRFTRESRGFAFVRFYDKRDAEDALDSMDGAIMDGRELRVQMARYGRPSEPYRRGPPRRSSGYRSRNRSRSRSRSRSRRRSRSRSRRRSRRSRSRSYSRSRSRSNSKSPSRSRSRSKSASRSPNRNDDGQREED, encoded by the exons ATGAGTTACGGAAGAGGACCTCCCGAAATTGATGGAATGTCTTCATTGAAAGTTGATAATTTAACGTACAGAACAACACCAGAAGATTTACGAAGGGCATTTGACAAGTACGGTGATGTTGGAGATGTTTACATTCCACGGGACCGATTCACCCGTGAAAGCAGGGGATTTGCGTTTGTTAGATTCTATGACAAAAGGGATGCCGAGGATGCGCTGGACTCCATGGACGGCGCGATCATGGACGGTCGAGAGTTGAGGGTGCAGATGGCTAGATACGGACGACCTTCTGAGCCTTACAGGAGAGGGCCTCCGAGACGTAGCAGTGGATATCGTTCAAGAAACAG GTCAAGATCTAGGTCGCGTTCCAGATCTAGACGCCGATCCAGGTCTAGATCCAGACGAAGGAGCAGACGTTCCAGGAGTAGGTCGTACAGCAGGTCAAGGAGTAGGAGTAACAGCAAGAGCCCAAGCAGAAGCCGATCACGAAGCAAATCGGCATCTCGTTCTCCTAACAGAAATGATGACGGCCAGCGGGAGGAAGACTGA
- the LOC125669979 gene encoding serine/arginine-rich splicing factor 2-like, whose translation MSYGRGPPEIDGMSSLKVDNLTYRTTPEDLRRAFDKYGDVGDVYIPRDRFTRESRGFAFVRFYDKRDAEDALDSMDGAIMDGRELRVQMARYGRPSEPHRRGPPRRSSGYRSRNRSRSRSRSRSRRRSRSRSRRRSRRSRSRSYSRSRSRSNSKSPSRSRSRSKSASRSPNRNDDGQREED comes from the exons ATGAGTTACGGAAGAGGACCTCCCGAAATTGACGGGATGTCTTCATTGAAAGTTGATAATTTAACGTACAGAACAACACCAGAAGATTTACGAAGGGCATTTGACAAGTATGGCGATGTTGGAGATGTTTACATTCCACGGGACCGATTCACCCGTGAAAGCAGGGGATTTGCGTTTGTTAGATTCTATGACAAAAGGGATGCCGAGGATGCGCTGGACTCCATGGACGGCGCGATCATGGACGGTCGAGAGTTGAGGGTGCAGATGGCTAGATACGGACGACCTTCTGAGCCACACAGGAGAGGGCCTCCGAGACGTAGCAGTGGATATCGTTCAAGAAACAG GTCAAGATCTAGGTCGCGTTCCAGATCTAGACGCCGATCCAGGTCTAGATCCAGACGAAGGAGCAGACGTTCCAGGAGTAGGTCGTACAGCAGGTCAAGAAGTAGGAGTAACAGCAAGAGCCCAAGCAGAAGCCGATCACGAAGCAAGTCGGCATCTCGTTCTCCTAACAGAAATGATGACGGCCAGCGGGAGGAAGACTGA